The Pseudomonas viciae genomic interval CGATACCGCCGAGCCAGTGGAGCAGCGAGCGCCACATCAGGATGCCGGGGGACATGTTATCCAGGCCGCTCAGGACGGTGGCGCCGGTGGCTGTGATCCCCGACATGCTTTCAAAGAACGAGTCCGTGTAGCTGATGTGCTGGGTCAGCAGGAAAGGCAGTGCGGCGAAGATACACACCACCAGCCAACTGCTGACGGTCAGCAGGTACATGTCGCGCGGGCGCAGGTGCACGTGTTCCGGGCGTCCGGGAAGGACCAGGGCCAGGCCGGCGACGAAGGTGATCATGCTCGACCAGAGGAACGAGGGCAGGTCGCTGGTACGCTCGAAGACCAGCAAGGTGGCCATGGGCACGACCATGAAGATCGCCAGGGTGATCAGGAAGATGCCGATGATGAAACCAATGATCCGTAGGGTCGGCAACGCCATGAAGTCCGCTCGGGCTGAAAGGGAAGGGCGCCATTCTACCTGTGGCAAGGCGCATGTAAACCGACGCCCCTGTGGTGCCTGGCCTTATGGCAGCGGAATTTGCGCTAACGAACTCGCCGTACAAGCCTCTAGAATAGCCAGACATTTTTTCAGGAGGTGGCCGATGCAGGCTCTCGACGCTTTGCTCAACCGTGTTTCCGTCCCGCGCCTGGTCGACCCGGCGCCCACGCCGGAACAGCGCGAGGTCATGTTCGCCGCTGCGATGCGGGCGCCGGACCACGGCCAGTTGCGGCCATGGCGTTTTCTGACGGTCGAAGGGCAAGCACGTCATCGCATGGGCGAGCTCCTGGCCGAAGCGGCGCGGCTCAATGACCCGCAGGCCCCCGAGGCCGTCGTGGAAAAGGCCCTCAATGGCCCGTTGCGCGCGCCCCTAGTCGTGGTGGTGATCGCCCGCTTGCAGGAACACTTCAAAATCCCTAAGTCCGAGCAACTGCTGGCGGCCGGCTGCGCGGCCCATGGAATCCTGCTGGCGGCTTATGCCCAGGGTGTTGGTGGGGTCTGGCGTACAGGGGAGTTGTCGTACTCACCCCATGTCGCCAAGGGACTTGGCCTTGAAGACGGGGAAGAGGTGATTGGTTTCCTTTACCTGGGCACACCGCAGAAAGAGGCGCGTACGGCGGCGAAGGTGGAGACGGCGGAGTTTGTCAGTGAGTGGAGCGGTCAATAAGCCCTTAGGGACTGCACTTCATTTCAGGTTGGCTTGATTCATCGTGGCGAGGGAGCTTGCTCCCTCGCCACAACATCAACAGCTGACGGCGCTGTTACTTGCACACGTCAGCAATTGCCTCAGCCAACAGATCCAAACGTGTGGCGTCGATGCCCGCCACGTTGGCCCGGCCCGTGCCGACCATGTAGACGCTGTGACGCTCGCGCAGGCTTTTGACCTGTTCCGGCGTCAGGCCGGTGTAGGAGAACATCCCGCGTTGCGCGCCGATATGCGCGAAACGCTCGCGCAAACCGTGGGGTTCTAGGGCTTCGAGCAGGCCGCTGCGTAACTGAGCGATGCGCAGGCGCATGGTCTGCACTTCGTCGGCCCAGAGGCTTTTGAGCTCCGGATTGCCCAGGATTGTCGCCACCACGGCCGCGCCGTGATCCGGCGGCGTCGACCACAGGTTACGGGCGATATTCGCCAGTTGACTGCGAATGTCCACCAGCTTCTCGGCATCCCGGGCGCAGACGATCAGCGCCCCGGTGCGGTCGCGGTACAGGCCGAAGTTCTTCGAGCAGGAACTGGTGATCAGTACCTCCGGCAACGCATCGGCAAACAGCCGCACCGCCCACGCATCCTGCTCCAGCCCATCACCAAAGCCCTGGTAAGCGAAGTCGATCAGCGGCAGCAGGTCGCGGCTGCGCATCACCTCCAGCACCTGGCGCCATTGCTCATGGGAGAGGTCGAAGCCGGTAGGGTTGTGGCAGCAGGCGTGCAGCAGCACCACGTCACCTTTTGGCGCCTGGTTCAGGGTCGCCAGCATCGCCTCGAAATCAAGGCGATTGTCAGCGCCCACATAGGGGTAATGACTGGCCTTGACGCCAGCGGTGGCGAAGATGGTTTCGTGGATCGGCCAGGTCGGGTTGCTCAGCCAGACGCCACGCCCCGGCAGGCATTGGGCGATGAAGTCGGCACTCAGGCGCAGGGCTCCGGTGCCGCCCGGGGTCTGGGTGGCGCCGGCGCGTCTTGCGGTGATCAGCGGCGAGTTGGCGCCCAGGACCAGTTCATTGATCAACTGGCCGAACGCGGCGTCACCGTGACCGCCGATGTAAGTCTTGGTGGTCTGGCGATCCACCAGCCGCTGTTCAGCCTGCTTCACGGACTGAAGAATCGGCGTCAGGCCCTGAGCGTCTTTGTAGACGCCCACGCCCAGGTCGAACTTGCTCGGATTGCTGTCCGCGCCGTAGGCCTCCATCAGGCCGAGGATCGGGTCGCCGGGCACCCGGCCGATGGCATCGAAATGCATTATTTGCGGCCCTCGGCGGTCTTGGCCACTTCGTCGGTGCGAGCGGCCATGATGAAGTCGTTGCGGTGCAGGCCCTTGATGGAGTGGCTCCACCAGGTCACGGTGACTTTACCCCACTCGGTGAGCAGGCCAGGGTGGTGACCTTCGGCCTCGGAGATTTCACCAACGGCGTTGGTGAACGCCAGGGCATGCTTGAAGTTCTTGAACAGGAAAACCTTTTCCAGCTGCATCACGCTGTCGCGCACTTCGATGTTCCAGTCCGGGATCTGCTTGATCAATACCGGCAGTTCTTCGTCGCTGACTTGTGGGGCGTCGGCGCGGCAGGCTTCGCAATGGGCTTGGTTCAGAGTGTTCATAGTGTGTTCCTGGATCGAATATTTGAAAAACGTCGATGCACCCACGCTAAAGCAAAGCTGCGCTGTGCAACAGACTCAATTGAGATCAAAAGAGGCGGTTCACGCCGCTTTGGGTGGGAATTTCGGTGCGTGCAATCCCAGTTCCCGGCCGCGCTTGACCATGCCCATGATGTCTTCGTGGGCCAGGTCGAATAGGCGCTTGAGCTCAGGCAGCACGAAATACACCGGCTGCAGGATGTCGATGCGGTATGGCGTGCGCATCGCTTCCAACGGATCGAAGGCTTGATGCTCCGGTTCGTCCGACAGGCAATAAACGGTTTCCCTAGGCGAAGACAGGATCCCGCCACCGTAGATGCGCCGGCCTTGCGGCGTTTGCACCAGGCCGAACTCGATGGTCATCCAGTACAGGCGGGCCAGGTAGACGCGTTCTTCCTTGGAGGCCTGTAGGCCGAGCTTGCCGTAGGTGTGGGTGAATTCGGCAAACCAGGGGTTGGTCAGCAGCGGACAGTGGCCGAATATCTCGTGGAAAATGTCCGGCTCTTGCAGGTAGTCCAGCTCTTCACGGGTACGAATAAACGTCGCCACCGGAAACTGCTTGCTGGCGAGCAATTCGAAGAAGGTCTGGAAGGGGATCAGCGCCGGCACCCGAGCGACTTGCCAGCCCGTGGTTTCACCCAGCACCTTGTTGATTTCGCCCAATTGCGGAATGCGATCGTGGGGCAGGCCAAGCTTCTCGATGCCGTCCAGGTATTCCTGGCACGCACGGCCCTCGATGACTTTCAGCTGGCGGGTGATCAGCGTGTTCCACACCGCATGTTCTTCGGCGGGGTAGTGGATAAAACCTTGCGCATCGGGCTCGCGGGCCACGTACTGCGTCTGCTTCATGCTGCTCTCCTGCTGATTTCCCTCAGGGGGAAGGCGTGTTTGTTGTTATGTCCAGCGATGCATTAGAGATAACTCGAAGCAGGGGCGTGTGCAGCGGGTAGGCGAGGGCACGTATCGCGATAAGGGTGCGATTTCGTAAAGTTTTCGTTACGTATTCAGCGATGCTTCGGTGCTGCCGGGATTTTTGGCTGGGAAAGGGCCTACAGCTGTAACATAATCTTGACGTTTATTTGCGTCGGCACGCAGAAAAAACCTTGTGGTGAGGGATCAAGTCCCTCAGCGCGAATTTCCATCCACATCGGGCCTTTTTATGCGCATCAAAGTCCATTGCCAGAATCGCATCGGCATCCTGCGGGACATTCTCAACCTGTTGGTGGAGTACGGGATCAACGTCGCCCGAGGGGAAGTCGGTGGCGAGCACGGCAATGCGATTTATCTGCACTGCCCGAACCTGATCAACATCCAGTTCCAGGCGCTGCGGCCGAAATTCGAAGGCATCGCCGGGGTATTTGGCGTCAAGCGCGTAGGGCTGATGCCCAGCGAGCGTCGGCACATGGAGCTCAATGCGTTGCTCGGCGCCTTGGAGTTTCCGGTGCTGTCTATCGACATGGGTGGCTCTATCGTCGCGGCCAACCGGGCGGCGGCACAATTGCTCGGGGTGCGGGTGGACGAGGTGCCGGGGATTCCGTTGTCCCGGTACGCCGAAGATTTCGATTTGCCGGAACTGGTGCGTGCCAACCAGTCGCGGATCAACGGGCTGCGGGTCAAGGTCAAGGGCGATGTGTTTCTGGCCGACATCGCCCCGTTGCAATCGGAGCACGACGACAGCGAGGCCATGGCCGGCGCCGTACTGACGCTGCACCGGGCCGACCGGGTCGGCGAGCGTATCTATAACGTGCGCAAGCAGGAGCTGCGTGGCTTCGACAGTATTTTCCAGAGCTCCAAAGTGATGGCGGCGGTGGTTCGTGAGGCCCGGCGCATGGCGCCACTGGACGCTCCGTTATTGATAGAAGGTGAAACCGGCACCGGCAAGGAATTGCTGGCCCGCGCCTGTCACCTGGCCAGCCCGCGCGGGCAATCACCGTTGATGGCGCTCAACTGCGCCGGCTTGCCGGAGTCCATGGCCGAGACTGAGCTGTTCGGCTACGGGCCGGGAGCCTTTGAAGGTGCCCGGGCCGAAGGCAAGCTCGGCTTGCTTGAGCTGACCGCGGGAGGGACGCTGTTTCTCGATGGGGTAGGGGAAATGAGTCCGCGCCTGCAAGTGAAATTGCTGCGCTTTCTGCAGGATGGTTGCTTCCGTCGCGTAGGCAGCGATGAAGAGGTGTACCTGGATGTCAGGGTGATCTGCGCGACCCAGGTCGACTTGTCCGAACTCTGCGCCCGGGGTGAATTCCGCCAGGATTTGTACCACCGCCTGAATGTCCTTTCCCTGCACATCCCGCCGTTGCGCGAATGCCTCGATGGCCTGGCGCCTTTGGTGGAGCATTTTCTTGACCAGGCCAGTCGCCAGATTGGCTGTCCGTTGCCGAAGCTGGCCGCAGCGGCGATGGAGCGTCTGAGTCACTATCATTGGCCGGGGAACGTCCGGCAGTTGGAAAACGTGCTGTTCCAGGCCGTTTCCCTGTGCGACGGCGGCACGGTGAAGGCCGAGCACATCCGCTTGCCGGACTACGGCGTGCGCCAGCCCCTTGGTGATTTCTCCCTCGAGGGTGGGTTGGATGAGATCGTCGGGCGTTTCGAGAAAGCTGTGTTGGAGCGGCTTTACTCCGAACACCCCAGCAGTCGGCAATTGGGCAAGCGGTTGGGGGTTTCCCATACCACCATTGCCAATAAGTTGCGCGAGTATGAGGTTGGTAAAATCGAGTCATAGCTATTTATCGATTGTGTTTTTGCTGGCCTCATCGCGAGCAAGCTCGCACAAGGTGATCGATTGCTCACAAATCATGGGAGCACTGGAGATCCAATGTGGGAGCGAGCCTGCTCGCGATGACGACAGTGGCCGTTGCCAAGGTCAAGCGTTGCCGTAAGCGGCACAACACCGCCGGTTTTTCGTCTTCGACACATTTCAAAAATCCCTTCCCCAACCCTCCAACCCTTTGTTTGCCGGCGCGCGGGGCGCCAGAAAAAAGTTGGTCTGCAAATTGCTTATGGCTCAGTAGTACAGCAGTGGGCGGCAAACGTCCGGCATGCAGAGGAACGACAGTGGACAAGTACCTTTATGTGGCAATGACCGGCGCCAGCCAGAACGCACTGGCGCAACGGGCCCATGCCAACAACCTGGCGAACATCTCCACCAATGGTTTTCAGAAAGACCTGGAGCAGGCCCGCTCGATGCCGGTGTTTGGCGACAGCTTTCCGGCGCGGGCATTTGCCATGTCCGAGCGTCCTGCCACTGACTTCACCCCGGGTGCGCTGGTGGAAACCGGTCGTGACCTTGACGTCGCGGTCAGCGGGCCGGGCTGGATGGCCGTGCAGAACCCCGATGGTGGTGAAAGCTACGTGCGCACCGGCAGCCTCAACGTCGACGCCCTGGGCGTGTTGCGGGCCGGCAACGGCATGCCGGTGATGGGCAACGGTGGTCCGATCGCCGTGCCGCCGGAGCAGAAAATCGAAATCGGCCAGGACGGCACCATCAGCATCCGCGCCATGGGCGAAGGTCCGCGTGTGATGGCTGAAGTCGACCGCATCAAGCTGGTCAACCCGGACCTCAAGAACATGACCAAGGGCCTGGACGGTTCGATCCGGACCAAGGACGGCCAGCCGGCGCCCATCGATGGCAACGTGCAGTTGGTGTCCGGGTTCCAGGAAGCGAGCAACGTCAATGCCGTGGATGAGATGACTTCGGTGCTGGCTTTGGCCAAGCAGTTCGAGCTTCACGTCAAGATGATGAACACCGCCAAAGAAGGCGACGAGGCCATGGCCCGGGTCTTGCAGATCTAACCATTAATTACAGCGTCGCGCCGAAAAACAGGCGTACGAGGAGAATCGAATGCTTCCGGCTCTATGGGTTGCCAAAACAGGTTTGTCCGCCCAGGACACCAACCTGACGACCATTTCCAACAACCTGGCGAACGTTTCGACCACGGGCTTCAAACGTGATCGCGCTGAGTTCCAGGACCTGCTGTACCAGGTCAAACGCCAGCCAGGCGCCCAGTCGACCCAGGACAGCGAACTGCCGTCGGGCCTGCAAGTGGGTACCGGTGTGCGTATTGTCGGCACCCAGAAGAACTTCACCGCCGGCAGCCTGCAGACCACCGAGCAGCCGCTGGACATGGCCATCGACGGTCGCGGTTTCTTCCAGATCCTGCAGCCGGACGGCACCACGTCCTACACCCGTGACGGTACGTTCCACCTCGACTCCAACGGCCAGATCGTCAACGCCAGCGGTTTCGCCCTGGAGCCGGCCATCGTCATCCCGAACGATGCCCAGACATTCACCGTAGGCCGTGACGGCACCGTGTCCATCACAGTGGCGGGCAACCCGGCCTCCCAAGTGATCGGCAACCTGCAGACCGCCGACTTCATCAACCCGGCCGGCTTGCAAGCGGTGGGCAACAACCTGTTCCTGGAAACCGCCGCCAGTGGCGCGCCGCAAGTTGGCACGCCGGGCCTGAACGGTTTTGGTACCACGCTGCAGAACACCCTGGAAACGTCCAACGTGAGCACCGTGGAGGAGATGGTCAACATGATCACCACCCAGCGCGCTTACGAGATGAACTCCAAGGTGATCTCCACCGCCGACCAGATGCTCTCGTTCGTTACGCAGAATCTGTAATCACGTCTATAGAGGCGGCCCGGGGTCGCCTGCAACACCAAGAGGTAGGGTCATGAATCGCTTTGTATCTGTTCTGGCACTGAGTGGGATCACCGCGCTCGCGGGCTGTGTCGGGCCAACGCCCAAGCCCAATGACCCGTACTACGCTCCGGTGTTGCCGCGCACGCCGCTGCCGGCCGCCGCCAACAATGGTTCGATCTACCAGGCCGGTTTCGAGCAGAACCTGTACAGCGACCGCAAGGCGTTCCGGGTCGGTGACATCATCACCATCACCCTGAACGAGCGGACCCAGGCCAGCAAGAATGCCAACTCGCAGATCGACAAGACCAGCGACACCAGCGTTGGCCTGACGTCGTTGTTCGGCTCCAGCCTGACCACCAACAACCCGATCGGCAGTAATGACCTGAGCCTCAGCGCCGGTTACAGCGCCGACCGGGCCACCAAGGGCGATAGTCAGTCAGGCCAGAGCAACAGCCTGACCGGTTCGATCACCGTGACCGTCGCCGACGTGTTGCCCAACGGCATCATTGCCGTGCGGGGCGAGAAGTGGCTGACCCTCAATACCGGCGACGAACTGGTGCGCATCGCCGGCATGGTCCGGGCCGATGACATCTCCACCGACAACACTGTTCCGTCAACCCGTGTGGCCGATGCTCGCATCACTTACTCGGGTACCGGTGCCTTCGCCGATGCGAGTCAGCCGGGCTGGTTCGACCGTTTCTTCCTCAGCCCGAAGTTCCCTTTCTAGGTGGCCCAGTTGAATCTTAAACAGCTGTTGATCGGTGCCCTGGTGATGTCGGCAGCCTTTAGCGCTCAAGCCGAGCGTCTGAAGGATATCGCCAGCATTTCCGGCGTGCGTTCCAACCAGTTGATCGGCTACGGTCTGGTCGTGGGCCTGAACGGCACCGGTGACCAGACCACCCAGACCCCGTTCACCCTGCAGACCTTCAACAACATGTTGTCGCAGTTCGGCATCAAGGTGCCGGCAGGTTCGGGCAACGTACAGTTGAAGAACGTCGCAGCGGTGTCGATCAGTGCCGATCTGCCGGCGTTCGCCAAGCCTGGCCAACAGGTGGATATCACCGTTTCGTCCATCGGTAACTCCAAGAGTCTGCGCGGTGGCACCCTGCTGCTGACGCCGCTCAAGGGGATCGACGGCAACGTGTACGCCATCGCCCAGGGTAACCTGGTGGTGGGTGGTTTCGATGCTGAGGGGCGCGACGGCTCGAAGATCACCGTCAACGTTCCGTCGGCTGGTCGCATCCCTGGCGGTGCGTCGGTGGAGCGTGCGGTGCCGAGCGGTTTCAACCAGGGCAACAGCTTGACCCTGAACCTCAACCGCTCCGATTTCACCACGGCCAAGCGCATCGTCGACAAGATCAACGACATGCTTGGCCCAGGTGTGGCCCAGGCCATCGACGGCGGCTCGATTCGTGTCACCGCGCCCCTGGATCCGAGCCAGCGGGTCGACTATCTGTCGATCCTGGAGAACCTCGAAGTCGATCCGGGCCAGGCCGTGGCCAAAGTCATCATCAACTCGCGCACCGGCACCATCGTGATCGGCCAGAACGTCAAGGTTTCTCCAGCCGCCGTGACCCACGGCAGCCTGACCGTGACCATCACCGAAGACCCGATCGTCAGCCAGCCAGGTCCGTTGTCCAACGGCCAGACCGCCGTGGTCCCCCGTTCGCGGGTCAATGCCGAGCAAGAAGCCAAGCCGATGTTCAAGTTCGGCCCGGGCACTACCCTGGATGAAATCGTCCGTGCGGTGAACCAGGTCGGCGCGGCGCCGGGCGACTTGATGGCGATCCTCGAAGCCTTGAAGCAGGCCGGCGCGTTGCAAGCCGACCTGATCGTGATTTGAGGACCGGGCCATGGATATGCGCAAGGGCGCTTTGATCAGCGGGGACTCGGGGTCCTACTCGGACCTCAATCGCCTGAACCAGCTCAAGGTCGGCGACAAGAACAGCGACGGCAACCTGCGCAAAGTGGCACAGGAATTCGAGTCGCTGTTTATCGGTGAGATGCTCAAGTCCATGCGTGCGGCCACCGAGTCGATGGGCAAGGATAATCCGCTCAATACCGCTGAAGCCAAGCAGTACCAGGAAATGTACGACCAGCAGTTGGCCGTTTCGATGTCCCGCGAGGGCGGTGGTATCGGCCTGGCCGATGTGCTGCTGCGTCAGATGTCCAAGAACAAACCGCTGGCGCCAGGCGAGGCGGCAGGCTTGTCGGCTGCCAAGCAACAAGAGGCGCAGGACAAGGTCGCCAAGGCGGCGGTGCCCACGCCAGTGGCGGCCGGCACGCTGCCCGACGGACCTCTTTCGCGCTCCAACGGCCAGCGTCCGTTGTGGGCTTCCCGAGCCGTGAACGCGCCGCAAGGGGCGGGCGAGGGGACTCACCGCAACGACATGGAGTTGATCAACCAGCGCCGCCTGGCCTTGCCACCGAAACTGGCGGACCGCCTGCTCGCCGGCCTGGTGCCTTCGGCCGCGACCAGTGCCGATGTGCCTGCGCAGAACGTCTTGCCGGATCGCGTCATCACCGCCGCCAAGCCTGCCACCGGCGAACTGGCCAACGGCGACTGGCTGGCCGCGCTCAAGGCCTCCGAGCCGAGCGGCGGGATGCAGGTTTATGGTCGTTCCGTGGCACAACCGCCCCTGGCACCGGCGCGCAAAGCCTTCCGCGATGCCGACGAATTCGTCAATGCCATGTTGCCGATGGCCAAGGAAGCGGCGGACCGCATTGGGGTCGACCCACGTTACCTGGTGGCCCAGGCCGCCCTGGAAACCGGTTGGGGCAAATCGGTCATGCGCCAACCTGATGGCAGCAGCAGCCACAACCTGTTCGGCATCAAGGCCAGCCAGAACTGGAAGGGCGATTCGGCCCGGGCGATCACCAGCGAATTCCGCAATGGCGAGATGGTCAAGGAGACGGCCGAGTTCCGTTCATACGCCTCGTATCGCGACAGTTTCCATGACTTGGTCAATCTGCTGCAAAGCAACAGTCGCTATCAAGATGTGCTGAAGTCGGCCGATAAACCCGAACAGTTTGTGCGCGAGTTGCAAAAGGCCGGTTACGCCACCGACCCTAACTACGCCAGTAAGATTTCGAACATAGCCCGGCAGATGACGAGTTACCAAAACTACGCTTCGGCTGGCGCCACCACGACTTTATAAGGTCTGAACCATGAGTTTGCTCAATATCGGGATGTCGGGGCTGTCTGCAAGCCAGTCCTCGTTGATGACCACCGGTAACAACATTGCCAACGTCGATACCGCCGGTTATTCGCGTCAGCAGACCGTGCAGACTACCAAGGCATCCAATCAATACGGCAATGTGTTCATCGGCACCGGCACGACCCTGGCCGATGTGCGGCGGGTGTACAGCTCGTACCTCGATGCACAGCTGCGCACCTCCACGTCGCTGGACAATGACGCGCAGATTTACCTGGGACAGGCCTCGCAGGTGGACAAATTGCTGTCCGACAGCGGCACCGGCGTTACCAAGACGCTGCAGTCATTTTTTGCGTCTTTGCAGACGTTGGCGGGCAACTCCAACGACGCCGCTGCGCGTCAAGCGTTGTTGACCAATGCCCAGGGATTGAGTGGCCGCTTCAATGCCATCTCCCAGCAGCTGACTCAGCAAGGCTCATACATCAACGACCAGTTGGGTTCGATGGCCGAACAGGTCAATAAACTGGCCACGACTGTTGCGGCCTACAACCAGAAAATCAGCGAGGCCACAGGTTCGGGGACGGGTGGCATGCCCAACGATTTGCTGGACCAGCGCAACGAGGCTGTTCGCCAGCTGTCTGCGCTGGTGGGCACGCAGGTCACCGAAACCGACGGCAGGATGGATATCTACCTGGGCAGCGGCCAGCCGCTGGTCATCGGCAATACCGCCAATACGTTGCAAGTATCGACTGACAAGAATGACCCTACTCGCTCCTCGCTGATCATGGTGCGTGGCAGTTCGACGATCGATATCACGTCCGTGACCAGCGGCGGCCAGATAGGTGGCCTGTTGCGTTATCGCGAGGAGGTGTTGACACCGGCGATCAACAGCCTGGGTCGCATCGCCATGGTAGTGACCGATCAGATCAACAAACAGTTGGGCCAAGGCCTGGACCAGAACGGTAATTTTGGCGCGTCGTTGTTCAACGACATTAACAGTGCTGCCGCTATCAGCCAGCGCAGCATTGCCAATGGCAACAACAACCCTGCGTCCGGCAATCTGAACGTCACCATCAGCGACACCAGTAAGCTGGCGGCCAGCGATTACCAGGTCACCTTCACCAGCGCCACGGGCTACAGTGTGCGTCGCTTGTCGGATAACACCGACATGGGGGCTTTCACTCTGGGCGCAGCGCCAGCGCCGGTCATTGACGGCTTCAGCCTGAGCCTCAATGCGGGCCCGGTGAACGCCGGCGACACCTTCAAGATTACCCCGACCCGCAGTTCCGCCGCGGACATGAACGTCGTCATGACCGACGCCAAGACCTTGGCCACGGCTGCTCCACTGACGTCCACCAAGGCCTCGGGCAATGACGGCACCGGCGCAGTCAGCCAGCCGACCCTGAGCACCGTCCTGGATATCTACGATCCGGTCCAGCGCCTGGAAGTGCAGACGGCGGTCAAGAATTCGATGCCGGTTCGCCTGCTCATGACCAGCGCCACCGCCTATGAAGCATTCGATGCCAAGGGCAACAGCATCGGCACCGGCACTATCGTGCCTGGGCAGAGCAACGACCTGAGCATTGCGGTGCCTTATCTCGATGGCGGAGGCGTTGCCAAGACATTCAACGTGGCAATGACCCTCAGCGGCAGCCCCGCTGTGGATGACAGCTTCAATATTTCCATGACGGTGGCCAGCAGTACCGACAACCGCAACGCCCAGGCATTGCTCGGTCTGCAAACCAAGGCCACGGTCGGCGCCAATGCCACCAGCCCGGGTGTGAGTTTCACTGATGCCTATGGTGGCCTGGTTTCGTCGGTTGGGTCCCAGGCCAAGCAAGGCCAGTTGGATGCCACCGCTACCGGTACCATCCTGACCCAGGCACGCAACTCTCGTGACTCGCTGTCGGGCGTCGACCTCGATGAGGAGACCGGCAACCTGGTCAAGTACCAGCAGTACTATTCGGCTTCCTCGCAGATCATCAAGGCTGCGCAGGAAACGTTCAACACACTGATCAACGCCCTTTAAGGAGCCGTAGAACATGCGTATTTCTACTGCACAGTACTATGCGACGACGGCTGCCAACTATCAGCGTAACTTCAACAACCTGGTCAAGACCTCCGAGCAGGCCAGCAGCGGCGTGAAGCTGGAGACGGCAGCGGATGATCCGGTCGGTGCGGCGCGCCTGCTGCAACTCGATCAGCAAAAAGCCATGCTGGGCCAGTACACCAGCAACATCAGTGCACTCAATACCGCTCAAGCTCAGGAAGAAGCCGTCCTGGACAGCATCAACAATGTGCTGCAGAAAGTCAGCGAGCTGACGGTGCGTGCCGGTGGCGGTTCGTTGAACGACGACGACCGAAAGTCCATTGCCGCCGAGCTCGGTGCATCCGAAGATCAATTGCTGAGTCTGATGAACAGCAAGGATGCCAATGGCAAATTCATTTTCTCGGGTGCCAGCAACAACACTGAGCCCTTTGTGCGCAACAGCGACGGTACCTACAGCTACCAGGGTGACCAGACTCAGTTGCAATTGAAGATCGGTGACTCGATGTCGCTGGGGCTCAATGATACCGGCTGGGAAGTCTTCGAGCAGGCGATCAACGCCAGTCGCAGTTCGACGACGATGACCGCACCGGCAGTCGATGACGGACGCGTGGCGCTGTCGGAAGGCCTGGTGACCTCCGGTCCGAGTTTCGATGCCAATTTCCGCGGCGGCCAGCCCTACACCCTGTCGTTCAGCAGCAGCACCCAATTCGTGATCACCGATGCCTTGGGCAACGACGTGACTGCCGAGGCCAGTCAGGGCGGAGTGTTTGATCCGAAGAAGGAGGGTGGCTCCGATATCGACTTCCGCGGTGTGACTTTTAAACTGGACATCACTTTCCAGGCGGGTGACAACCCAGCCGACGCTGCCAGTGCTGATGCGGTGATCGCCGGTCACAGTTTCCAGCTGGCGGCCAAGCCAGACAGCTTCATCGCCAATCGTGCCCCAGGCAATGGGTCGACAGCGGTGCTCAGTCAGGCCTCGGTGACCAACGCCGCGGACT includes:
- a CDS encoding flagellar basal body rod protein FlgF, encoding MDKYLYVAMTGASQNALAQRAHANNLANISTNGFQKDLEQARSMPVFGDSFPARAFAMSERPATDFTPGALVETGRDLDVAVSGPGWMAVQNPDGGESYVRTGSLNVDALGVLRAGNGMPVMGNGGPIAVPPEQKIEIGQDGTISIRAMGEGPRVMAEVDRIKLVNPDLKNMTKGLDGSIRTKDGQPAPIDGNVQLVSGFQEASNVNAVDEMTSVLALAKQFELHVKMMNTAKEGDEAMARVLQI
- the phhA gene encoding phenylalanine 4-monooxygenase, which translates into the protein MKQTQYVAREPDAQGFIHYPAEEHAVWNTLITRQLKVIEGRACQEYLDGIEKLGLPHDRIPQLGEINKVLGETTGWQVARVPALIPFQTFFELLASKQFPVATFIRTREELDYLQEPDIFHEIFGHCPLLTNPWFAEFTHTYGKLGLQASKEERVYLARLYWMTIEFGLVQTPQGRRIYGGGILSSPRETVYCLSDEPEHQAFDPLEAMRTPYRIDILQPVYFVLPELKRLFDLAHEDIMGMVKRGRELGLHAPKFPPKAA
- a CDS encoding NAD(P)H nitroreductase, with protein sequence MQALDALLNRVSVPRLVDPAPTPEQREVMFAAAMRAPDHGQLRPWRFLTVEGQARHRMGELLAEAARLNDPQAPEAVVEKALNGPLRAPLVVVVIARLQEHFKIPKSEQLLAAGCAAHGILLAAYAQGVGGVWRTGELSYSPHVAKGLGLEDGEEVIGFLYLGTPQKEARTAAKVETAEFVSEWSGQ
- a CDS encoding 4a-hydroxytetrahydrobiopterin dehydratase, which codes for MNTLNQAHCEACRADAPQVSDEELPVLIKQIPDWNIEVRDSVMQLEKVFLFKNFKHALAFTNAVGEISEAEGHHPGLLTEWGKVTVTWWSHSIKGLHRNDFIMAARTDEVAKTAEGRK
- the flgG gene encoding flagellar basal-body rod protein FlgG — translated: MLPALWVAKTGLSAQDTNLTTISNNLANVSTTGFKRDRAEFQDLLYQVKRQPGAQSTQDSELPSGLQVGTGVRIVGTQKNFTAGSLQTTEQPLDMAIDGRGFFQILQPDGTTSYTRDGTFHLDSNGQIVNASGFALEPAIVIPNDAQTFTVGRDGTVSITVAGNPASQVIGNLQTADFINPAGLQAVGNNLFLETAASGAPQVGTPGLNGFGTTLQNTLETSNVSTVEEMVNMITTQRAYEMNSKVISTADQMLSFVTQNL
- a CDS encoding amino acid aminotransferase codes for the protein MHFDAIGRVPGDPILGLMEAYGADSNPSKFDLGVGVYKDAQGLTPILQSVKQAEQRLVDRQTTKTYIGGHGDAAFGQLINELVLGANSPLITARRAGATQTPGGTGALRLSADFIAQCLPGRGVWLSNPTWPIHETIFATAGVKASHYPYVGADNRLDFEAMLATLNQAPKGDVVLLHACCHNPTGFDLSHEQWRQVLEVMRSRDLLPLIDFAYQGFGDGLEQDAWAVRLFADALPEVLITSSCSKNFGLYRDRTGALIVCARDAEKLVDIRSQLANIARNLWSTPPDHGAAVVATILGNPELKSLWADEVQTMRLRIAQLRSGLLEALEPHGLRERFAHIGAQRGMFSYTGLTPEQVKSLRERHSVYMVGTGRANVAGIDATRLDLLAEAIADVCK
- a CDS encoding sigma-54-dependent transcriptional regulator — encoded protein: MRIKVHCQNRIGILRDILNLLVEYGINVARGEVGGEHGNAIYLHCPNLINIQFQALRPKFEGIAGVFGVKRVGLMPSERRHMELNALLGALEFPVLSIDMGGSIVAANRAAAQLLGVRVDEVPGIPLSRYAEDFDLPELVRANQSRINGLRVKVKGDVFLADIAPLQSEHDDSEAMAGAVLTLHRADRVGERIYNVRKQELRGFDSIFQSSKVMAAVVREARRMAPLDAPLLIEGETGTGKELLARACHLASPRGQSPLMALNCAGLPESMAETELFGYGPGAFEGARAEGKLGLLELTAGGTLFLDGVGEMSPRLQVKLLRFLQDGCFRRVGSDEEVYLDVRVICATQVDLSELCARGEFRQDLYHRLNVLSLHIPPLRECLDGLAPLVEHFLDQASRQIGCPLPKLAAAAMERLSHYHWPGNVRQLENVLFQAVSLCDGGTVKAEHIRLPDYGVRQPLGDFSLEGGLDEIVGRFEKAVLERLYSEHPSSRQLGKRLGVSHTTIANKLREYEVGKIES